A section of the Phycodurus eques isolate BA_2022a chromosome 4, UOR_Pequ_1.1, whole genome shotgun sequence genome encodes:
- the iqcg gene encoding dynein regulatory complex protein 9, with the protein MYLSQIQSFRLAAVLEECSDQLDILEHALTIKIHKECCTEESQARVKKVKRDCHYISQQVSKLQAELEEKQSFTCLLQVVDGQDQEKNAESNKREAKREMERRRRTLPKQQATLQQKVDQLKELQTLYEDLNDRLHRLIDSNAARKDLEDRSTEQQLQKTQNEMREAEKRLEDKVVLLKDHLNLQERVHEESKIFLKKQNAELQEQLRQWQQCTEQNMQEKEQHLTRTRYKRTTNLEKLTTMQKRFSEMEQVVKEEREEEERLRQLEVRNKAALKVQSWWRGCMVRKGFGIYRKVEDKKSKKKKEGKKKK; encoded by the exons ATGTATTTGTCCCAGATCCAGAGTTTCAGGCTGGCAGCTGTACTTGAGGAGTGCTCAGACCAGCTGGACATACTGGAACACGCTCTGACCATCAAGATCCACAAGGAATGCTGTACTGAAGAGTCACAG GCCAGAGTGAAAAAGGTGAAACGAGATTG TCACTATATCTCACAGCAGGTGTCCAAGTTACAGGCTGAGCTAGAGGAGAAACAGAGCTTCACCTGCCTGCTGCAGGTCGTGGACGGACAGGACCAGGAGAAGAATGCTGAGAGCAACAAAAG AGAGGCAAAGAGGGAGATGGAGAGGAGAAGACGTACACTTCCAAAACAACAAGCGACGCTCCAACAGAAAGTCGATCAACTGAAG GAACTGCAAACATTGTACGAGGATCTAAACGATAGGCTGCACCGACTTATTGATTCAAATGCTGCAAGAAAGGATCTCGAGGACAGAAGCACTGAGCAGCAGCTCCAGAAAACCCAAAATGAGATGAGGGAAGCTGAGAAGCGACTTGAAGACAAAGTTGTT CTGCTGAAGGACCATTTGAACCTGCAGGAGCGAGTTCATGAAGAATCAAAGATTttcctgaaaaaacaaaatgcg GAGTTACAAGAGCAGCTGCGACAGTGGCAGCAGTGCACTGAACAGAACATGCAAGAGAAGGAGCAGCATCTCACCCGCACGCGCTACAAGAGAACCACAAACTTGGAAAAGTTGACCACAATGCAAAAAAGG ttcagCGAGATGGAGCAGGTGGTGAAGGAGGaaagggaagaggaggagagacTGCGTCAGCTGGAGGTTAGGAATAAAGCTGCTCTCAAG GTGCAGTCTTGGTGGCGAGGCTGCATGGTCCGCAAAGGCTTCGGCATTTATCGGAAAGTAGAAGACAagaaaagcaagaaaaagaaggaaggaaagaagaagaaatga